In a genomic window of Streptococcus oralis subsp. tigurinus:
- a CDS encoding ABC transporter permease, which produces MRNMWVVMKETYLRHVKSWSFFFMVISPFLFLGLSVGIGYLQGSSMAKNSKIAVVTTVPSVAEGLKGTNGINFDYKDEASAQAAIKDEKIKGYLTIDQEDSVIKAVYHGETSLETGIKLAVTNKLNELQYQLNRSAANLSQEQEKRLSQTVDFTEKIDESKENKKMVQTIAAAGLGFFLYMILITYASVTAQEVASEKGTKIMEVVFSSIRASHYFYARMIALLLVILTHIGIYVVGGLAVLLLFKDLPFLANSGILNHLGEAFTVNTLLFVLVSLFMYVVLAAFLGSMVSRPEDAGKALSPLMILIIAGFIGVTALGAAGDNLVLKIGSYIPFISTFFMPFRAINGYASDLEAWISLAITIVFAVTATVFIGRMYASLVLQTDDLGIWKTFKRALAYK; this is translated from the coding sequence ATGAGAAATATGTGGGTTGTAATGAAGGAAACCTATCTTCGACATGTCAAGTCGTGGAGTTTCTTCTTCATGGTGATTTCGCCGTTCCTCTTTTTAGGATTATCTGTAGGAATCGGCTATCTCCAAGGGTCTTCTATGGCCAAGAATAGCAAGATAGCAGTAGTAACAACAGTGCCATCTGTAGCTGAGGGTCTCAAGGGTACCAATGGTATCAACTTTGATTATAAGGATGAAGCCAGTGCCCAAGCTGCTATCAAGGATGAAAAAATCAAGGGTTACCTAACCATTGATCAAGAGGATAGTGTCATCAAAGCCGTTTACCATGGTGAAACTTCTCTTGAAACAGGCATCAAGCTAGCAGTAACCAATAAACTCAATGAGCTTCAATACCAACTCAATCGCTCGGCGGCCAATTTGTCCCAAGAGCAGGAAAAGCGCCTGAGTCAAACCGTTGACTTTACTGAGAAGATTGACGAATCCAAAGAAAATAAAAAGATGGTCCAAACCATTGCAGCTGCAGGGCTCGGTTTCTTCCTTTATATGATCTTGATTACCTACGCTAGTGTCACTGCTCAGGAAGTGGCTAGCGAGAAAGGAACCAAAATCATGGAAGTTGTCTTTTCTAGTATCCGAGCTAGCCATTATTTCTACGCTCGCATGATTGCCTTGCTTCTTGTAATTTTGACCCATATTGGTATTTATGTAGTGGGTGGACTTGCTGTGCTTCTTCTCTTCAAAGATTTACCATTCTTGGCAAATTCAGGTATTTTAAACCATTTGGGAGAAGCCTTCACAGTCAATACCTTACTATTTGTCTTAGTGAGTCTCTTTATGTACGTAGTTTTGGCAGCCTTTCTCGGTTCCATGGTTTCTCGTCCTGAAGATGCAGGCAAAGCCTTGTCACCATTGATGATCTTGATTATAGCAGGCTTTATAGGGGTAACTGCCTTGGGCGCTGCGGGGGACAATTTGGTTTTGAAAATTGGGTCTTATATTCCTTTCATCTCGACCTTCTTTATGCCATTTAGAGCTATCAATGGTTATGCAAGTGATTTAGAGGCTTGGATTTCACTAGCGATTACAATCGTTTTTGCAGTAACTGCGACAGTCTTTATCGGGCGTATGTATGCCAGCCTAGTCCTTCAAACGGATGATTTGGGAATATGGAAAACCTTTAAACGTGCCTTAGCTTATAAATAG
- a CDS encoding GNAT family N-acetyltransferase, producing MISLELLSEENSLDVYSFEKENREYFERNLPPRPANYFDLEGFKEITRELLTEQRNRAVYMHLIRNSQGVMVGRINLSVLESDRNTVELGYRIGENVNNLGYASEAVKLVLEKAFTTYGFNRIIAGTATGNLASQRVLLKNGFTFSRVIENDSQIYNEWVHTAVFEIRRP from the coding sequence ATGATCAGTTTAGAGCTGTTGTCTGAAGAAAATAGTCTAGACGTCTATTCTTTTGAAAAAGAAAATCGAGAGTATTTTGAACGAAATTTACCTCCTAGACCAGCTAACTATTTTGATTTAGAAGGTTTTAAAGAAATTACAAGGGAATTGTTAACGGAACAAAGGAATCGTGCTGTTTACATGCATCTTATTAGAAATTCGCAAGGTGTTATGGTTGGGAGAATCAATTTAAGTGTCTTAGAGAGTGATCGAAATACAGTAGAACTTGGGTATAGGATTGGGGAAAATGTTAACAATTTAGGTTATGCCAGCGAAGCGGTTAAACTCGTTTTAGAAAAAGCCTTCACGACTTATGGTTTCAATAGAATCATTGCAGGAACGGCAACAGGTAATCTAGCCTCTCAGAGGGTGCTTTTAAAAAATGGCTTCACCTTTAGTAGGGTTATAGAAAATGACTCACAAATTTATAATGAGTGGGTTCATACAGCAGTATTTGAGATAAGGAGACCATAA
- the ftsL gene encoding cell division protein FtsL, giving the protein MAERIEKTSQLLQTKFKGFSRVEKAFYVSIAATMIILAISVVFMQTKLLQVQNELTKVNAQIEEKKTELDDAKQEVNELIRSERLKEIANSKDLQLNNENIRAAE; this is encoded by the coding sequence ATGGCAGAAAGAATCGAAAAAACAAGCCAGTTATTGCAAACGAAGTTTAAAGGTTTTTCACGTGTGGAAAAGGCCTTCTATGTTTCGATTGCTGCAACAATGATTATCCTGGCAATTAGCGTTGTGTTTATGCAGACCAAGCTATTACAAGTTCAGAATGAGTTGACCAAGGTCAATGCTCAAATCGAAGAAAAGAAAACAGAGCTCGACGATGCCAAGCAAGAGGTCAATGAATTGATTCGTTCAGAACGTTTGAAAGAGATTGCAAACTCCAAGGATTTGCAGCTGAATAACGAAAATATCCGAGCAGCGGAGTAA
- the rpsI gene encoding 30S ribosomal protein S9, with amino-acid sequence MSQAQYAGTGRRKNAVARVRLVPGTGKITVNKKDVEEYIPHADLRLVINQPFAVTSTVGSYDVFVNVVGGGYAGQSGAIRHGIARALLQVDPDFRDSLKRAGLLTRDSRKVERKKPGLKKARKASQFSKR; translated from the coding sequence ATGTCACAAGCACAATATGCAGGTACTGGACGTCGTAAAAACGCTGTTGCACGCGTTCGCCTTGTTCCAGGAACTGGTAAAATCACTGTTAACAAAAAAGATGTTGAAGAGTACATCCCACACGCTGACCTTCGTCTTGTAATCAACCAACCATTCGCAGTTACTTCAACTGTAGGTTCATACGACGTTTTCGTTAACGTTGTAGGTGGTGGATACGCTGGTCAATCAGGAGCTATCCGTCACGGTATCGCTCGTGCCCTTCTTCAAGTAGACCCAGACTTCCGCGATTCATTGAAACGCGCAGGACTTCTTACACGTGACTCACGTAAAGTTGAACGTAAGAAACCAGGTCTTAAGAAAGCTCGTAAAGCATCACAATTCTCAAAACGTTAA
- a CDS encoding ABC transporter ATP-binding protein encodes MLEVRNLEKSFGSKQVLFGVDFQASPGRILGLVGKNGAGKTTIFHSMLKFLEYQGEISLDGQEIRQETYARIGYLPEERSLMPKLTVLEQVRYLATLKGMDAKEVKEKLPQWMEKLEVKGKLTDKIKSLSKGNQQKIQLIITLIHEPDLIILDEPFSGLDPVNTELLKQVILKEKERGAIIIFSDHVMTNVEELCDDILMIRDGRVVLHGPVQDVRNQYGKTRLFVSSEQSKEELEKLPHVKQVSLTKQGSWKLILDDEDAGRELFPILTQGQYIATFDQQAPTIDEIFKLESGVEV; translated from the coding sequence ATGCTAGAAGTAAGAAATCTAGAGAAAAGTTTCGGTTCCAAGCAAGTCTTGTTTGGTGTCGATTTTCAGGCAAGTCCAGGACGGATTCTGGGCTTGGTAGGAAAAAATGGTGCTGGGAAAACAACGATTTTCCACAGTATGTTAAAATTTTTAGAGTATCAAGGAGAAATCAGTCTGGATGGACAGGAGATTCGTCAGGAGACCTATGCTCGGATTGGCTATCTGCCTGAGGAACGCAGCCTCATGCCTAAGCTAACAGTCCTTGAACAAGTTCGCTATTTGGCGACTCTAAAGGGCATGGATGCTAAGGAGGTCAAGGAAAAACTCCCTCAATGGATGGAAAAATTGGAAGTAAAGGGCAAATTGACCGACAAAATCAAGAGCCTCTCCAAAGGGAATCAGCAGAAAATTCAGCTCATTATCACCCTGATCCATGAGCCAGACTTGATTATCCTGGATGAGCCTTTTAGTGGTTTGGACCCAGTCAATACCGAGTTGCTCAAACAGGTCATCTTGAAAGAGAAAGAGCGTGGTGCAATCATTATCTTTTCTGACCATGTCATGACCAATGTTGAGGAACTTTGCGATGATATTCTGATGATTCGAGATGGGCGTGTGGTCTTGCATGGACCTGTTCAGGATGTCCGTAATCAATATGGGAAAACACGTCTTTTCGTTTCAAGTGAACAAAGCAAGGAAGAACTGGAAAAACTTCCTCACGTCAAACAGGTGAGCTTGACTAAGCAAGGCAGTTGGAAATTAATCCTGGATGATGAGGACGCTGGAAGGGAACTCTTCCCCATCCTCACTCAAGGTCAATATATCGCGACCTTTGACCAACAAGCTCCAACAATCGATGAAATCTTTAAACTAGAATCAGGGGTGGAAGTATGA
- the rsmH gene encoding 16S rRNA (cytosine(1402)-N(4))-methyltransferase RsmH: MTKEFHHVTVLLHETIDMLDVKPDGIYVDATLGGAGHSEYLLSKLSEKGHLYAFDQDQNAIDNAQKRLAPYIEKGMVTFIKDNFRHLQARLQEAGVQEIDGICYDLGVSSPQLDQRERGFSYKKDAPLDMRMNQEASLTAYEVVNHYDYHDLVRIFFKYGEDKFSKQIARKIEQAREVKPIETTTELAEIIKSAKPAKELKKKGHPAKQIFQAIRIEVNDELGAADESIQQAMDMLALDGRISVITFHSLEDRLTKQLFKEASTVEVPKGLPFIPDDLKPKMELVSRKPILPSAEELEANNRSHSAKLRVARKIHK; encoded by the coding sequence ATGACAAAAGAATTTCATCATGTAACGGTATTGCTTCATGAAACGATAGATATGCTTGACGTGAAACCTGACGGTATCTACGTTGATGCGACTTTGGGTGGAGCAGGCCATAGCGAATATTTATTAAGTAAATTGAGCGAAAAAGGGCATCTCTATGCCTTTGACCAGGACCAGAATGCCATTGACAATGCGCAAAAAAGGTTGGCACCCTATATCGAAAAGGGGATGGTAACCTTTATCAAGGATAACTTCCGTCATTTGCAGGCACGTTTGCAGGAGGCTGGTGTCCAGGAAATTGATGGAATTTGTTATGACTTAGGGGTGTCCAGTCCTCAGCTGGATCAGCGTGAGCGTGGCTTTTCTTATAAAAAGGATGCGCCACTGGATATGCGGATGAATCAGGAAGCTAGTCTGACGGCCTATGAGGTGGTCAATCATTATGACTATCATGACTTGGTTCGGATCTTTTTCAAGTATGGTGAGGATAAGTTTTCTAAACAGATTGCTCGTAAGATTGAGCAAGCGCGTGAGGTGAAACCAATTGAGACAACGACGGAGTTGGCAGAGATTATCAAGTCGGCCAAGCCTGCCAAGGAGCTCAAGAAAAAGGGGCACCCTGCCAAGCAGATTTTTCAGGCTATCCGAATCGAAGTCAATGATGAGCTGGGCGCTGCAGATGAATCCATCCAGCAGGCTATGGACATGCTGGCTCTAGATGGGAGAATCTCGGTCATTACCTTCCATTCGCTGGAAGACCGCTTGACCAAGCAATTATTCAAGGAAGCTTCAACAGTGGAAGTTCCCAAAGGCTTGCCCTTCATTCCAGATGACCTTAAGCCCAAGATGGAATTGGTATCCCGCAAGCCAATCTTGCCAAGTGCTGAAGAGCTAGAAGCCAACAATCGTTCGCATTCAGCCAAGTTGCGCGTGGCTAGAAAAATTCACAAGTAA
- the pbp2X gene encoding penicillin-binding protein PBP2X — MKQWKEKIIRYAVRNRKSPEENRRRVGKSLSLLAVILFAVFLVNFAVIIGTGKKFGKDLVQEANKVHQTTKTIPAKRGTIYDRNGTPIAEDATSYNIYAVIDKTYKSATGKILYVEDSQFNKVAEIFHKYLDMEESYVKEQLSQPDLKQVSFGTKGNGITYANMMAIKNDLKTAGVEGVDFTTSPNRSYPNGQFASSFIGLAQLHENEDGTKRLIGTSGLESSLNSILAGTDGIITYEKDRLGNIVPGTDQASQQTVDGKDVYTTLSSPLQSFMETQMDAFHEKVKGKYMTATLVSAKTGEILATTQRPTFNADTKDGITKDFVWRDILYQSNYEPGSTMKVMMLASAIDNNTFPGGEYFNSSELKIADATIRDWDVNEGLTSGGTMTFSQGFAHSSNIGMTLLEQKMGDATWLDYLNRFKFGVPTRFGLTDEYTGQLPADNIVNIAMSSFGQGISVTQTQMLRAFTAIANDGVMLEPKFISALYDPNDQSVRKSQKEIVGNPVSKAAASSTREHMVMVGTDPVYGTMYNHSIGKPNVNVPGQNVALKSGTAQIADEKNGGYLTGETNYIFSVVSMHPAENPDFILYVTVQQPEHYSGVQLGEFANPILERASAMKESLNLQSTAKSLDQVSKTTSYAMPATKDFTPGDLAEELRRNLVQPIVIGTGTKIKELSVSEGDNLEANQQILILSDKVEEMPDMYGWTDENVQTLAKWLNIEVEWEGSGKIVKKQSVRANTALKDIKKLKVTLGD; from the coding sequence ATGAAACAGTGGAAAGAAAAAATCATCCGTTATGCCGTCCGTAACCGTAAATCTCCAGAAGAAAATCGCCGAAGAGTAGGGAAAAGCCTGAGTTTATTGGCTGTCATACTCTTCGCTGTCTTTTTGGTCAACTTTGCGGTCATTATCGGAACGGGTAAAAAATTTGGTAAGGACTTGGTTCAAGAAGCCAACAAGGTCCATCAAACAACCAAGACGATTCCTGCAAAACGGGGAACCATCTACGATCGTAATGGAACGCCTATTGCTGAGGATGCAACTTCTTATAATATCTATGCTGTTATTGACAAGACCTACAAGTCGGCAACAGGCAAAATTCTCTATGTAGAAGATTCTCAATTTAATAAGGTAGCTGAAATTTTCCATAAATACCTAGATATGGAAGAGTCTTATGTCAAGGAACAACTTTCTCAGCCAGATCTAAAACAGGTGTCTTTTGGTACCAAGGGAAATGGGATCACCTATGCCAATATGATGGCTATTAAAAATGACCTTAAAACAGCTGGCGTTGAGGGAGTTGACTTTACAACTAGCCCTAACCGCAGTTATCCCAATGGACAGTTTGCTTCATCCTTTATCGGTTTAGCGCAACTCCATGAAAATGAGGATGGCACCAAAAGGTTGATTGGGACATCTGGATTGGAGAGTTCTTTAAATAGCATTCTGGCGGGTACAGATGGGATCATCACCTATGAGAAAGATCGTCTGGGAAATATTGTTCCGGGTACAGATCAAGCTTCTCAACAAACGGTAGATGGAAAAGATGTCTACACAACCCTTTCTAGTCCCTTGCAATCCTTTATGGAAACCCAGATGGATGCCTTCCATGAAAAAGTAAAAGGCAAGTATATGACGGCTACCTTGGTTAGCGCTAAAACAGGGGAAATCCTGGCTACGACCCAACGGCCGACCTTTAATGCAGATACCAAGGATGGCATCACAAAAGACTTTGTCTGGCGAGATATTCTTTATCAAAGTAACTACGAGCCAGGATCAACCATGAAGGTGATGATGTTGGCTTCAGCCATTGATAACAATACCTTCCCTGGTGGCGAGTACTTTAACAGTAGTGAATTGAAAATAGCAGATGCGACCATTCGAGACTGGGACGTCAATGAAGGATTGACTAGTGGTGGCACCATGACCTTCTCTCAAGGATTTGCCCACTCAAGTAATATTGGAATGACCTTGCTTGAGCAAAAGATGGGAGATGCAACCTGGCTGGACTACCTCAACCGTTTCAAGTTTGGGGTACCGACCCGTTTTGGTTTGACAGACGAATACACAGGTCAATTACCTGCTGATAATATTGTCAATATTGCCATGAGCTCATTTGGACAAGGGATCTCTGTCACCCAGACCCAGATGCTTCGTGCCTTTACAGCCATCGCCAATGATGGGGTTATGTTGGAGCCGAAATTTATCAGCGCTCTCTATGATCCAAATGACCAGTCTGTCCGTAAGTCTCAAAAGGAAATCGTTGGAAATCCTGTATCAAAAGCGGCAGCGTCCTCTACTCGGGAGCACATGGTCATGGTCGGAACAGATCCTGTCTACGGTACCATGTACAACCACAGCATAGGAAAGCCGAATGTCAATGTTCCAGGTCAGAATGTCGCCCTGAAATCAGGGACTGCTCAGATTGCTGATGAGAAGAATGGAGGTTACCTGACAGGTGAAACCAACTATATCTTCTCTGTTGTGTCAATGCATCCTGCAGAAAATCCTGACTTTATCCTCTATGTGACGGTGCAACAGCCAGAGCATTATTCGGGTGTTCAGCTTGGAGAGTTTGCCAACCCAATCCTTGAGCGAGCTTCTGCCATGAAAGAATCCCTCAATCTTCAGTCAACTGCGAAGAGCTTAGATCAGGTCAGCAAGACGACAAGTTATGCCATGCCTGCCACCAAGGATTTTACTCCGGGTGACCTAGCAGAGGAATTGCGTCGTAACCTTGTCCAACCAATCGTTATCGGAACAGGAACCAAGATCAAGGAGCTCTCGGTTTCTGAAGGAGATAATTTGGAGGCCAATCAGCAGATCTTGATCCTGTCTGATAAGGTTGAAGAAATGCCTGATATGTATGGCTGGACAGATGAAAATGTGCAAACATTGGCCAAAT
- the rplM gene encoding 50S ribosomal protein L13, producing the protein MNKTTFMAKPGQVERKWYVVDATDVPLGRLSAVVASVLRGKNKPTFTPHTDTGDFVIVINAEKVKLTGKKATDKIYYTHSNHPGGLKQISAGELRSKNAVRLIEKSVKGMLPHNTLGRAQGMKLKVFVGAEHTHAAQQPEVLDISGLI; encoded by the coding sequence ATGAACAAAACTACATTCATGGCTAAACCAGGCCAAGTAGAACGCAAATGGTACGTTGTTGACGCAACTGATGTACCTCTTGGACGCCTTTCAGCAGTTGTTGCTAGCGTACTTCGCGGAAAAAACAAACCAACATTTACACCACACACTGATACAGGTGACTTCGTAATCGTTATCAATGCTGAAAAAGTTAAATTGACTGGTAAAAAAGCAACTGATAAGATCTACTACACTCACTCAAACCACCCAGGTGGATTGAAACAAATCTCTGCTGGTGAACTTCGTTCTAAAAATGCAGTACGTTTGATCGAAAAATCAGTTAAAGGTATGCTTCCACACAATACTCTTGGTCGCGCTCAAGGTATGAAATTGAAAGTATTCGTTGGAGCTGAGCACACTCACGCTGCACAACAACCAGAAGTTCTTGATATTTCAGGACTTATCTAA
- a CDS encoding Y-family DNA polymerase, which produces MGYFDYSREPKSDIAFIDMKSFYASVECVKRGLHPLKTSLCVMSRADNSTGLILASSPMFKKIFGKSNVGRAYDLPFDIKTRKFSYYNARKQGLPTDSDYVRYIEDWAQVTLIVPPRMDEYIAVNMEIQRIFQNYGSPDDIYPYSIDEGFIDLTSSLNYFIPDRRISRKDKLDMLSARIQRDIWRQTGIYSTVGMSNANPLLAKLALDNEAKHTPTMRANWSYQDVEEKVWAIPKMTDFWGIGRRMEKRLHTLGIYSIKELATSNPDQLKKALGQAGLRLWFHANGIDESNVHKPYKAKSQGLGNSQILPRDYVKLRDIEIILREMAEQVAIRLRRAGKKTTLVSIYVGFSKQEVRPSIHAQMKVEPTNNTAILTDYVLKLFHNKYTSGAVRSVGVNYSGFVDESFGLISLFDDVDKLEKEERPQTAIDSIREQFGFTSLLKANALEEASRSLARSKLIGGHSAGGLDGLQ; this is translated from the coding sequence ATGGGCTACTTTGATTATTCCAGAGAGCCCAAGAGTGATATTGCCTTTATCGATATGAAATCCTTTTATGCCAGTGTCGAGTGTGTGAAAAGGGGCTTGCATCCACTGAAGACCTCGCTTTGTGTCATGAGTCGCGCGGATAATTCGACTGGCCTGATCCTAGCCTCCTCTCCCATGTTTAAGAAGATTTTTGGCAAGTCAAATGTTGGTCGGGCCTATGATCTGCCCTTTGATATCAAGACCCGCAAATTTTCCTATTATAATGCCAGAAAGCAAGGATTGCCTACAGATTCAGACTATGTGCGTTATATCGAAGATTGGGCCCAAGTCACCTTGATTGTGCCACCTCGGATGGACGAGTATATCGCGGTCAATATGGAAATTCAACGAATCTTTCAAAATTATGGCAGTCCAGATGATATTTATCCTTACTCTATCGATGAGGGCTTTATTGACCTGACTAGTTCGCTCAATTATTTCATCCCAGACAGGCGGATTTCTCGCAAAGACAAGCTGGATATGCTTTCTGCTCGTATTCAGAGGGATATTTGGAGACAGACAGGGATCTACTCTACGGTGGGTATGTCCAATGCCAATCCCCTGCTAGCCAAGTTGGCTCTGGATAATGAGGCCAAGCACACCCCAACCATGAGAGCCAACTGGTCTTATCAAGACGTGGAAGAGAAGGTCTGGGCCATTCCCAAGATGACGGATTTTTGGGGGATTGGCAGGCGGATGGAGAAACGCTTGCATACTCTGGGGATTTATTCCATCAAGGAATTGGCAACCAGCAATCCAGACCAGCTAAAGAAAGCTCTGGGTCAGGCTGGACTGCGTTTGTGGTTTCATGCTAACGGGATTGATGAGAGCAATGTTCATAAGCCCTATAAAGCCAAGTCCCAAGGGTTGGGAAATTCTCAAATCTTGCCGAGAGACTACGTGAAGCTACGGGATATTGAAATTATTCTCCGAGAAATGGCGGAGCAGGTGGCTATTAGACTGAGAAGGGCGGGCAAGAAAACAACCCTTGTCTCTATTTATGTTGGTTTCTCTAAACAGGAGGTTAGGCCGTCTATTCACGCACAAATGAAGGTCGAACCTACCAATAATACAGCTATCTTAACGGATTATGTTTTGAAGCTATTTCATAACAAATACACTTCTGGAGCGGTCAGAAGTGTCGGAGTCAACTATTCAGGGTTTGTGGACGAGTCCTTTGGTTTGATCTCTCTCTTTGATGATGTTGACAAGCTAGAAAAAGAAGAAAGGCCCCAGACGGCTATTGACTCCATTCGGGAACAATTTGGTTTCACTTCTCTCTTAAAGGCCAATGCACTGGAAGAAGCCTCTAGGAGTCTTGCCAGAAGCAAGTTGATTGGGGGGCATTCTGCTGGAGGATTAGATGGATTACAATGA
- a CDS encoding helix-turn-helix transcriptional regulator → MNRVKEFRKELGISQLELAKDIGVSRHTINMIENDKYNPTLELCLNLARSLQTDLNSLFWEDDF, encoded by the coding sequence ATGAACCGTGTCAAAGAATTCCGCAAGGAACTGGGCATTTCCCAGCTCGAACTCGCCAAAGATATCGGTGTCTCGAGACACACCATCAACATGATTGAAAATGACAAGTACAATCCAACTCTGGAACTCTGTCTCAATCTCGCCCGCAGCCTCCAAACTGACCTCAACAGCCTCTTTTGGGAAGACGATTTTTAA
- a CDS encoding LexA family transcriptional regulator: MYQPEKLKARRKELKLTQKEIAEELGISFQAYSAWERGIKEPSKEKVAQLEKILKVAKGYFTQIEIVRLYNSLSKQGKDKVVLYARNLAKEEQTQKVTTMPERLYEYHVYECMSAGIGASVYGDRNFDTVYFNEELAHDFASWVSGDSMEPKYQNGSVALIRETGFDYDGAVYAVVCNNQTYIKRVYREEDGLRLVSINPKYKDIFISYEDDPRIVGIIVGNFVPMEG; this comes from the coding sequence ATGTACCAACCAGAAAAACTCAAGGCTCGGAGAAAAGAGTTAAAATTAACACAGAAGGAAATTGCAGAGGAGTTGGGGATTAGTTTTCAGGCTTACTCCGCTTGGGAACGCGGGATTAAGGAACCATCCAAGGAGAAGGTTGCTCAGCTGGAGAAGATTTTAAAAGTGGCAAAAGGCTATTTTACTCAGATTGAGATTGTTCGTCTTTACAATAGCCTCTCCAAGCAAGGGAAGGACAAGGTTGTGCTCTATGCTCGCAACCTGGCTAAAGAAGAACAAACTCAGAAAGTGACGACCATGCCAGAGCGTCTCTACGAGTATCATGTCTATGAATGCATGTCAGCAGGGATCGGGGCATCGGTCTACGGTGACAGAAATTTTGATACGGTTTACTTTAATGAGGAACTAGCCCACGATTTTGCTTCCTGGGTGTCTGGGGACTCCATGGAACCTAAATATCAAAATGGATCCGTGGCTTTGATTCGAGAGACCGGATTTGATTATGATGGGGCGGTTTATGCAGTGGTCTGCAACAACCAGACCTATATCAAACGGGTTTATCGGGAGGAAGATGGCTTGCGTCTGGTATCGATCAATCCAAAATACAAGGACATTTTCATCTCCTATGAGGATGATCCTCGGATTGTAGGGATTATCGTTGGGAATTTTGTGCCGATGGAGGGTTAG